CATTCTCATGGTCAGCGTATCGATCATTACAATTTTTGACTGCGCATCCATCCACGTGCTTCCTACTTCATACGTATTGGTTTCATCTTCACAGGAGAATAAAAACATCATCGAAATACATAATAAAAGGTATTTATACATCTTTTTTCCGCAAACATATAGTGAAGATGCTATTGAGATAAAATTTATTCTCCCTTTTATCCATAGTTGTAGACCATAGCAAGATTTGCTTAGATAAATGATGATTTTCAAAACAATACCTCATCCGTCATAAAAATAAAGGCATTCGCCTACAAAAAACACGCATTCGTCTAAAAAATTTTCACAAGACCACAGAATGAAATTCATTTGCACAAAAAAGAATGAATAATGAATGGTAAACTTTCAATCTTAGCCCTTACTCTTGTAGGAACATTTTTAGCAGTAAGCTGTCGAAATGACGATGACGACGATGAACTAATGGGAAACTGGGTAAGAGTTTCGGATCTGGACGGTAAACCTCGATCCAATGCCTCTGCATTTGTGGTAAACGGAAAAGGATACATCACCGGAGGATATGACGGAGAATATTATTACAACGACTTATGGAGCTATGACCCCAATGCTAATTCATGGACCCAAAAAGCAGATTTTCCAGGTTCTAAGAGAAGTTCTGCAGTAGGCTTTGCGACCAATGCTTACGGCTACGTGGGAACCGGATATGATGGATTGAATAAACTGAAAGATTTCTATAAATACGATCCGACATCCAACACATGGAATCAGATTTCCGATTTTCCGGGAACAGAAAGATATGCCGCTTTAGCATTCGGTGTTGAAAACAACGGCTATGTAGGAACAGGATACGACGGAAGCGAACTGAAAGATTTCTATAAATATAATGAATCTACCTCATCATGGAGCTCCATCACAAGTTTAGGAGGTTCTAAAAGACGAGACGGAGCCGCTTTCGTGATCAATAATATCGCTTACGTAGGATTTGGAAGTAATAACGGAAGCCTGGTTTCAGATTTCTGGGCATTCGACCCTAGTTCTGAAACATGGACAAGAAAAGTAGATACCAGCAATGATGATGATTCTCAAAACCGCACGTCAACTGCCGCTTTTGCGGCAAACGGATTAGGATATGTGGCGACAGGTTCTACAAGCGGTGTGGGAAATACAACCTGGGAATATAATCCTTCTACCAATGACTGGACACAGAGAACATCCTTTGAAGGTTCTTCCAGAGAAAGCGCGTGTGCCTTTTCCATAGGAAGCTACGGATATGTTCTTACCGGAAACAGCGGTTCGTCTTATTTTGATGACATCTGGGTTTTCCATCCAAACGAAAGTGAAAACAGCTATGATTAAAACATTTTTAAAAATACTTTTTGTC
The sequence above is a segment of the Chryseobacterium sp. MYb264 genome. Coding sequences within it:
- a CDS encoding Kelch repeat-containing protein codes for the protein MNGKLSILALTLVGTFLAVSCRNDDDDDELMGNWVRVSDLDGKPRSNASAFVVNGKGYITGGYDGEYYYNDLWSYDPNANSWTQKADFPGSKRSSAVGFATNAYGYVGTGYDGLNKLKDFYKYDPTSNTWNQISDFPGTERYAALAFGVENNGYVGTGYDGSELKDFYKYNESTSSWSSITSLGGSKRRDGAAFVINNIAYVGFGSNNGSLVSDFWAFDPSSETWTRKVDTSNDDDSQNRTSTAAFAANGLGYVATGSTSGVGNTTWEYNPSTNDWTQRTSFEGSSRESACAFSIGSYGYVLTGNSGSSYFDDIWVFHPNESENSYD